The nucleotide sequence GCGCCGCATCGCTTGTGCTTTTGAAGTGGCAGAATATTTTGAATATTTGATGAACCGTTTCAGTACGCCGGAAGAAATTTTCGGGCCAGTCTCGATCAAGGCGTTGAAAGAAGATCAATACATCCGCAAAACCGAGCACTATTTGCCAAAAGCAGACTTCGCTTTTCTGGATGAAATCTGGAAAGCAAGTCCGGCAATTCTGAATACATTATTAACGCTGGTGAATGAGCGCATCTTTAAAAATGGGGATATGATTCAGCAGGTGCCCTTAAAGGTGTTGATGAGTGCATCCAATGAGATTCCAGAACCGAATCAGGGACTGGATGCATTATATGACCGCTTTATTTTACGCCTGACTGTGCCTCCGATTGAGCAGACAACCAATTTTCATGCATTGCTGCAAGCCAAGCCGGCACGCGCGAAACCTGAAGTTGATGAAGCCCTAAAAATTAAAAAACATGAACTAGCTGAATGGCGTAATCAGATTCATGAAGTTGAGCTGCCAGCGTATGTGCTGGCAGTATTTGATGAGATCAAACAGCGACTAAATCATAGCTATGAAGATCATCAGGTCTATGTCTCTGACCGTCGCTGGCAACGAACTGCCTATCTGGTCAAAGCGGCCGCATTTTTAAATGAGCGTAGCCAGGTGCAGTTGAATGATCTATTTCTCCTCAAACACTGTCTCTGGAATCAGGTGGAAGATGTGCCATTGGTCAATCAGGCTGTAGATAGCGCTATCCTGGAAACTGGTCTGGCTTTTGATTCAGAGCTGGAAACACTGACCATAGAAAAAGAAACGCTGGAACAGAATATCTTGAACAGCTTTTACTATACCGATGATGTGTATGAAAGCTACCTGATTCGTGATAAAGAATATCTACGCGCTGTCAACAATCTGGATCATCACTACAAAGATAAAGTGCTGTATTTGGAGCTAAACAAGATGGGCACCAAAAAAGATTTCTTCGCGGTGGATGAAAGTGGTGAAGAAATCCGCGGTATCGTCTGTAATTTTAACGGATCGCGCATGTGTACCCTGAAAGGTGGTTATTACGGGCTGGAAGAAACGGTTTCGCCTTATATTAAACACAGTAAAGGCACTACACGTAGTAGTGTAGCCAGCGAAGTGCGCATTGATCTGCTGCAACAACTTAAACAACTGAAACAGAAACTGCAGGCAGATGTAGCCCGCATGCAGCAACATCTTGAAACAGAAAGAGCGGCCCTTGATTCACCATTTGTACAGGATGTAGATATTCAGCAACTACAACAAGGCATGCAACAACAGCTGGAACGCTATCAGCTGCAGATGCAGGATTGTGCCCGTCTGGAACAGTTATGCAGAAGCTAAACCTGCGTTCACCGTTACAGACACAGCAATCATTAGAAAGGCTGACCGATCAACTATACGATGAACTGCGCCAGTCCACACTCAAGCATTGGCTGAATGACCATAAAACGGCACAATGGTTGGATGAAAAAGTGCAGGAGTGGGCCTATCAGGCCAAAAATAATCTGGATGAACAGCATCCTTATCAGGAAGCGCAGCAGCATTTGGAATATTGGCTGCAACTAGAGCAGGTTAATGCAGCACAGTTTCAGCAGATACTGGAGCAATACCAAAGTTTTACTCAGCAAATTGGTCTGCCAGATCTAAGCGATTTTTGGCAGTATCAGCTGCAACAGGCGAAGCACAGCGTCACTCAGTTGCAGTTCCAGTTGATGAAAGAAAAATGGCAACGTAAGCTAACTGAAGCGGTAGCACATTGGGAATTTGAACAGCTGGCATTGCTACGGGATACATTCCTAGAAGAGATTAAAGATTTTTTGGCTTCGCTGCAAAAAATGTCCCGCTATAAGGATAGTCTCGGTGCAGATACTGGCATCTTTCTGGATTATTCCAGTGGCAAACTGACCCAGCAGGATGTACAGCAGTTTGAGCAGTGGAGTCACTATCTGGAACAGGATGCCGAACTGATACGTTTATGCAGGATGATTGGATCAGCACAGCCATCTCGCTATCCACGTAAAAACTTTGCTGCCAAATATGACTTTCAGGCTCAAGAACAGATACGTCAACAAGCACATGAAGAAATTACCGGAATTTCGTTGGGGCAAGATCCGAATCTGGCTCTACCCAATGAGCTGGCGCTATTGTCTGATCCGGACCTGCAGATTCTGTTTGATCTGAAGTATCTCGAATCTAATCTGATGAGCTTTCATATGCAGGGGCAGCAGTCTGGCCGGGTGATTGAAGATTCTCGGCATGCCAAGAAAAAGCTGGGACAGAAAGGGCCTATGGTTGTCTGTCTAGATACCAGCGGTTCCATGCATGGCCAGCCGGAACTGATTTCCAAAGCTATTTGCCTGTACCTGGGCATTCAGGCGATGCGGGAAAAGCGCCCAATGTACCTGATTAACTTCTCCACTAATTTGACAGCACTGAGTTTAAATACGAATACTGCATTGGATGGCCTGATTCATTTTCTGAGTCAGTCCTTTCATGGTGGCACCGATATTATTCCGGCGATGCAGCATGCAGTAGAAATGCTAGAACAGCCAGAATTTCAAAATGCCGATGTCGCTGTGATTTCCGATTTTATTATGGGGCAGCTCAGTCCAGAGCTGATGGAAAAAATTGATCTGCAGAAGCAGCAGGGCGCTGGCTTTTATGGAGTCGCGATTGGAAGTTTCCGCTTTGATCATCTCGATAAAGGATTGTTTGACCATCAGTGGATTTACCAGTCCAGTACCGGAAAAGTGATTGAATTGCAGCCGAATGCATAAGGTTTTTTTAGCGAGAGCTCATCTCTGATAGGATTTTAATTTTATCAGTCATAAAAAAACCGCCCAAAGGGCGGTTTTTGTGGTCTTTCGACGCGTACTGAATTAACGGTTGATGTCGCGTTGAGTTTCGCCAGTGTAAAGCTGACGAGGACGACCGATTTTGTAAGGTGCGCTGTGCATTTCTAACCAGTGGCTGATCCAACCCACTGTACGTGCAAGAGCGAAGATTACAGTAAACATTTCTGTTGGGATACCAATCGCTTTAAGGATGATACCTGAGTAGAAGTCTACGTTAGGGTACAGGTTACGTTTGATGAAGTATTCGTCAGAAAGTGCGATACGTTCAAGTTCCATAGCCAGTGCAAGCTGTGGATCGTTGATACCAAGTGCAGTTAACACTTCGTCGCAAGTTTCTTTCATTACTTTCGCACGTGGGTCGAAGTTTTTGTACACACGGTGACCGAAGCCCATGAGTTTAACTTCTTTAGTTTTCACTTTTTCCATGAACGGAGCAACGTTCTCTACAGTGCCGATTTCATCAAGCATCTTAAGAACAGCTTCGTTTGCACCACCGTGAGCAGGACCCCAAAGTGCAGCGATACCCGCAGCGATACATGCATATGGGTTAGCACCAGTAGAACCCGCTAGACGTACGGTAGAAGTAGACGCGTTTTGTTCGTGGTCAGCATGAAGCGTAAAGATACGGTCCATTGCTTTCGCAAGAATTGGGTTAACTTTGTAGTCACGGTCTGCTGGAGTAGCAAACATCATGTACAGGAAGTTTTCAGCGTAGCTTAAGTCGTTACGTGGGTAAACGAATGGTTGACCAACTGTGTATTTGTAAGTCCAAGCAGCCAGAGTAGGAACTTTAGCAATCAGACGGATTGCAGTGATTTCACGGTGGTCAATGTTTTCGATGTCCAGGCTGTTGTGATAGAACGCAGAAAGTGCACCAACCACACCACACATGATCGCCATAGGGTGAGCGTCACGACGGAAACCATTGAAGAAGCGGCTAACTTGGTCGTGAACCATAGTGTGGTTACGAACTTTAGAGTCGAACTCAGCTTTTTGTTCAGCAGTTGGAAGCTCGCCATTTAACAACAGGTAGCAAGTTTCTAGGTAGTCTGCTTTAGTTGCTAACTGGTCGATTGGGTAACCACGGTGTAAAAGAACGCCTTTACCGCCATCGATGAATGTGATTTTAGATTCGCACGCCGCTGTAGACACGAAACCAGGATCAAAAGTAAAGTGACCTGCAGCCAATACATCTTTAACGTCGATTACATCTGGGCCCAATGTGCCGCTGTAAATTGGTAGTTCAATTTGTTTGCCATCAAGCTGTAAAACGGCTTTCTTGCCAGTTGCTTCAGACATTCAATAGATCTCCTGTCCTGGTGAATGTTTATCCGAGTTGTCTATCAATCTTTTAATGCACAAAACGGACGGATCAAAAAATTGCTATAAGATTAGTGAGTACTGAAATTTTGTCAATTATACTTATGGATAAAAAATGACATTACACAGTGGTTTAGTCACATAATCTCTGTATAAAGCTTTCATGAAAATCACAGCATCAACGCGGTATAATAAGGTAAAAATATCTTTAGGTGCAGAAAAAAAAACATTGTTTGTAGCAATAATCATCATCGTTTAATCGTAAAAAAATGTTTATAAATCCACCTTTCAGATGAGAACCCTTCGCAAAACTATATAAATTTCGCGACTTAGCTAACTTTTAAAGTCTTGTTGTTTTTGTTCAGTTTTATAATTAAAAGCGCTTAACACTTTTCATTAAAATGATTGTTTGGTTAAAAAATGACTGATTTGGAACAGCCATAATATTGTGTGAAGATATATTTGTGAGATTTTTGTCACATTTTTATTAATTAAAGCGCAGGGGGAAATTAATAAGATGGGGGACTCAATTAAATAAGGCCGAATATTGTCGAATACGCCAGCAAAATATTTAGACTCAAATGATATCCTTCTTTATATATAGGCTTACCAGACCAAAAGAAGTACTGGCTTATTTGAGTGATATTTTCAATGGCTCACATAAGTGGTTGAATCTTCTCCTTTAGTCTAAAGTATAGACAATGTTGTTAACTATATATACTACACCAATTTGATCAGGTTTATTTTTAAAAAACAAAGAAATAAACATCATATGCTAACTATTTGAAAGGGCGGGAATTGCGCTTTTAATTGTTAATGATTCTTATTTAAATATTTTTTAGTGAAAAAGCGAAATAGAGTTGTTTGTGTTTTAATATTTAGCGTTTTATAATTCAGTGTCGTTTTATGTTTAGGCATGTATTTGTCTAATAATGCCAGCTTTCCTTCGAATTAATTCCAACAAACTCCGGATGGAGTTTTTAACTACAGGATGCCAGCTGTGAAAAGCAACAGACCTGTCAATTTGTCCATGGGTCAAGTTTTAGAAGTAAACTTAAAATCACCTGTGGCTATTGCATCAATTCTACACCGTCTTTCGGGTGTAATCGTATTTCTACTCGTACCGGTCCTTCTATGGATTTTAGACAAATCATTGTCTTCACCTGAAGGTTTTGCACAAGTGCAAGAAATCTTTAACGGTTTCATTGTTCGCTTCGTCGTATGGGTGTTTGTAGCCGGCTTAATTTATCATTTGTTCACTGGTATTAAGCACTTACTGGCAGATATCGGCGTTGCAGAGGAACTGCAAAGCGGTCGTACTGCAGCTACTATTTCATTAATCTTGTCTGCTATCGGTATCGTTGCAGCATTTGTATGGATCGTACTCTAATGAAAAGTGCTACTGGTTTAACAGGTTCAGGTTCTCGTGATTGGTTTATCCAACGCATTAGTGCTGTAGTTTTAGCTGTTTATACCGTTGTGGTATTGGGTTGGATCCTACTGAATGGTGGTTTCAACTTCGAGCAATGGTACGGCTTTATGATGACATTACCAATGAAGATTATGTCTTTATTGGCAGTCTTATCTCTTGTTGCGCATGCTTGGATC is from Acinetobacter sp. ANC 7912 and encodes:
- a CDS encoding AAA family ATPase — its product is MKARIHTLISAISANMYEREHIIALSLLAGAAGMNTFLYGHPGTAKSLISRRIACAFEVAEYFEYLMNRFSTPEEIFGPVSIKALKEDQYIRKTEHYLPKADFAFLDEIWKASPAILNTLLTLVNERIFKNGDMIQQVPLKVLMSASNEIPEPNQGLDALYDRFILRLTVPPIEQTTNFHALLQAKPARAKPEVDEALKIKKHELAEWRNQIHEVELPAYVLAVFDEIKQRLNHSYEDHQVYVSDRRWQRTAYLVKAAAFLNERSQVQLNDLFLLKHCLWNQVEDVPLVNQAVDSAILETGLAFDSELETLTIEKETLEQNILNSFYYTDDVYESYLIRDKEYLRAVNNLDHHYKDKVLYLELNKMGTKKDFFAVDESGEEIRGIVCNFNGSRMCTLKGGYYGLEETVSPYIKHSKGTTRSSVASEVRIDLLQQLKQLKQKLQADVARMQQHLETERAALDSPFVQDVDIQQLQQGMQQQLERYQLQMQDCARLEQLCRS
- a CDS encoding VWA domain-containing protein — protein: MQKLNLRSPLQTQQSLERLTDQLYDELRQSTLKHWLNDHKTAQWLDEKVQEWAYQAKNNLDEQHPYQEAQQHLEYWLQLEQVNAAQFQQILEQYQSFTQQIGLPDLSDFWQYQLQQAKHSVTQLQFQLMKEKWQRKLTEAVAHWEFEQLALLRDTFLEEIKDFLASLQKMSRYKDSLGADTGIFLDYSSGKLTQQDVQQFEQWSHYLEQDAELIRLCRMIGSAQPSRYPRKNFAAKYDFQAQEQIRQQAHEEITGISLGQDPNLALPNELALLSDPDLQILFDLKYLESNLMSFHMQGQQSGRVIEDSRHAKKKLGQKGPMVVCLDTSGSMHGQPELISKAICLYLGIQAMREKRPMYLINFSTNLTALSLNTNTALDGLIHFLSQSFHGGTDIIPAMQHAVEMLEQPEFQNADVAVISDFIMGQLSPELMEKIDLQKQQGAGFYGVAIGSFRFDHLDKGLFDHQWIYQSSTGKVIELQPNA
- the gltA gene encoding citrate synthase, producing the protein MSEATGKKAVLQLDGKQIELPIYSGTLGPDVIDVKDVLAAGHFTFDPGFVSTAACESKITFIDGGKGVLLHRGYPIDQLATKADYLETCYLLLNGELPTAEQKAEFDSKVRNHTMVHDQVSRFFNGFRRDAHPMAIMCGVVGALSAFYHNSLDIENIDHREITAIRLIAKVPTLAAWTYKYTVGQPFVYPRNDLSYAENFLYMMFATPADRDYKVNPILAKAMDRIFTLHADHEQNASTSTVRLAGSTGANPYACIAAGIAALWGPAHGGANEAVLKMLDEIGTVENVAPFMEKVKTKEVKLMGFGHRVYKNFDPRAKVMKETCDEVLTALGINDPQLALAMELERIALSDEYFIKRNLYPNVDFYSGIILKAIGIPTEMFTVIFALARTVGWISHWLEMHSAPYKIGRPRQLYTGETQRDINR
- the sdhC gene encoding succinate dehydrogenase, cytochrome b556 subunit, whose amino-acid sequence is MPAVKSNRPVNLSMGQVLEVNLKSPVAIASILHRLSGVIVFLLVPVLLWILDKSLSSPEGFAQVQEIFNGFIVRFVVWVFVAGLIYHLFTGIKHLLADIGVAEELQSGRTAATISLILSAIGIVAAFVWIVL
- the sdhD gene encoding succinate dehydrogenase, hydrophobic membrane anchor protein — protein: MKSATGLTGSGSRDWFIQRISAVVLAVYTVVVLGWILLNGGFNFEQWYGFMMTLPMKIMSLLAVLSLVAHAWIGMWQVFTDYVTTRQMGPSASGLRLVLTSAVIIAVFAYAIWAIRIFWAN